A part of Brettanomyces bruxellensis chromosome 3, complete sequence genomic DNA contains:
- the SEC4 gene encoding GTP-binding protein, with amino-acid sequence MSANRAKAFDRTMKLLLVGDSGVGKSCLLLRFVDDKFNPSFITTIGIDFKIKTIDINGKRIKLQVWDTAGQERFRTITTAYYRGAMGIIIVYDVCDENSFESVKKWYQTVNQHAKDDAQLFLVGNKCDDEESRQVSTKQGELLAQELGIPFMEASAKSSVNVSEVFYKLAGLILEKTSDEEAASEQSQKGNVDVRQGGHTVSSSGCC; translated from the coding sequence ATGTCTGCAAACAGAGCTAAAGCATTTGATCGCACAATGAAGTTGCTTTTGGTGGGTGATTCAGGTGTGGGAAAATCATGTCTTCTTCTCCGATTCGTGGATGACAAGTTCAACCCATCATTCATCACAACAATTGGAATTGACTTTAAGATCAAGACTATAGATATTAACGGGAAGAGAATAAAACTCCAGGTTTGGGATACTGCCGGTCAGGAAAGATTCAGAACAATTACTACCGCTTACTACAGAGGTGCCATGGGAATTATCATAGTGTATGATGTTTGTGATGAGAACTCTTTTGAGAGTGTCAAGAAATGGTACCAAACTGTGAATCAGCATGCCAAGGATGATGCGCAGTTATTCCTCGTGGGAAATAAGTGCGATGATGAGGAAAGTAGACAAGTGTCCACAAAGCAAGGTGAGCTGCTTGCACAGGAATTGGGTATACCATTTATGGAAGCCAGTGCCAAATCCAGTGTCAACGTTTCAGAGGTTTTCTACAAGTTGGCAGGACTCATTTTAGAGAAGACATCTGATGAAGAGGCTGCTTCTGAGCAATCACAAAAGGGTAATGTTGATGTCAGACAAGGGGGTCACACCGTTTCTAGCTCTGGATGCTGCTAA
- a CDS encoding uncharacterized protein (BUSCO:EOG0926146A), producing the protein MPTIFKQINSFITKSFLYEICQPVTLVEQANMASNANVADVDQNLQTDNAKTTVHTDVNRDGQEKSKEMDEDLTDFLEFQLEDHKRSRNKGTSVQVVEHDFKKVEAKYNEKKHTKLQQIKNDKQKLKESEKKEASKSTISLTSSLDKPDSDLEEYDDWKLMEVEIEFNDLYDFRGRNLKEVFNADISNMSKTAEGDKGQSGWTSKLGMKNNKSTGISDSNTSIPDALERHLANGSSRSVTSIDSKNGKSQKYTRVAMAEQANKYLEMDKKFDFLFQNENDNLRKLRNMSHASLADTGKNKVKNSSGGRNDDEKTLVTDSDIKNEKERTDIESNSDSFDTFEQEFADIENKKGDDDEMNEADEEMTLDNQLLTTKSMLNGSQKIAYAALAKLTMVEQHMKLDEIRGSGSVKVMKKLASSQKSFTRWSIKVMDDLYEHLGIDKPEERQMIENLSCHGIEPEDLAKWFDTNLVVKNSLMKSKNQSETGEQAQVVDMDEEDSQSESLNIDLRWTLIADLFLILLQSSVYDARSRVMMVNFARYLGIKNLEVYQFERRITGALEMDEITAMVNKQTTWSDKDLLKEHKKKGRGKRIVKIAFATMAGGLVIGLSAGALAPVIGAGVAAGFSTIGIGGTAGIFAGTVGTSTITAGGVLTGMNIGKTGMEHRVGNVKTFEFKPLHNNGRLNLILTVSGWMSGKKDDIRLPFSTVDPVMGDLYSLLWEPETLTSMGQTIEILANEILTQSIQQILGATILITLMSAIQLPMWLSKLSYILDNPWNVSLDRADTSGSILADTLRRNKLGVRPVTLVGFSLGAKVIFSCLLDLARTGDYGLVESVYIFGAPIVVSTDTIALARSVISGRFVNGYSKQDWILGYLFRATSGGWRSIAGLSPVKGIENMDCTSLVKGHMEYRKVMPKLLRKAGWEIISDTFVEIQKPDEEASERQRKLISDFEKMRNEGKKPSKWYNKLLGKKNKQWWEMYEEGMKEQEQKEAEKIEEEQEGGKKKQDKKNVDETSDLFDVDQLRKEVAKIQAQAEAQTETMMDNKKKDPEKSFQEDRKQRESKA; encoded by the coding sequence ATGCCAACAATCTTTAAGCAAATAAATAGTTTCATCACGAAATCATTCCTATATGAAATTTGTCAACCTGTCACGTTGGTGGAGCAAGCAAATATGGCGAGTAATGCCAACGTAGCTGATGTGGACCAAAATTTGCAAACCGATAATGCAAAAACAACAGTTCACACAGATGTCAACAGAGATgggcaagaaaaaagtaaagaaatggatgaaGACTTGACTGATTTTTTAGAGTTTCAATTAGAGGACCATAAAAGGAGCCGAAACAAGGGTACATCTGTTCAGGTTGTGGAGCATGATTTCAAAAAGGTTGAGGCCAAATATAACGAGAAGAAGCACACCAAATTACAACAGATCAAGAATGATAAACAGAAGCTCAAAGAatcagagaaaaaagaggcGAGTAAGTCTACAATATCACTCACATCATCATTAGATAAACCGGACTCCGACTTAGAGGAGTACGATGACTGGAAGCTCATGGAAGTTGAAATTGAATTCAATGATCTATACGACTTCCGTGGCCGAAATCTCAAGGAAGTTTTCAATGCCGATATTTCGAATATGTCTAAAACAGCCGAAGGAGATAAAGGCCAAAGTGGCTGGACATCGAAATTaggaatgaaaaataacaaatCGACGGGTATCAGTGACAGCAATACCAGTATTCCAGATGCATTGGAAAGGCATCTTGCAAATGGAAGCAGCAGATCTGTTACAAGCATCGACTCGAAGAATGGTAAGAGTCAGAAGTATACGAGGGTTGCAATGGCTGAACAGGCTAACAAGTATTTAGAGATGGACAAAAAGTTTGACTTTCTATTTCAAAACGAAAACGATAATTTGAGAAAGCTTAGAAATATGTCGCATGCTTCGTTGGCGGATACTGGCAAGAATAAAGTTAAGAACTCTTCTGGAGGGAGAAATGACGATGAAAAGACTTTGGTTACCGATTCAGATATCAAGAATGAGAAAGAGAGGACTGATATAGAGAGTAATTCAGACTCCTTTGATACATTCGAGCAGGAGTTTGCAgacattgaaaataaaaaaggtgatgatgatgaaatgaaCGAAGCAGACGAAGAGATGACACTTGACAACCAACTTTTGACCACAAAATCAATGCTTAATGGATCGCAGAAGATCGCATATGCTGCACTAGCAAAACTTACTATGGTGGAACAGCATATGAAGCTTGATGAGATAAGAGGAAGCGGATCAGTAAAGGTTATGAAAAAGCTAGCGTCCTCTCAGAAATCATTCACTAGATGGTCGATTAAAGTCATGGATGATTTATACGAGCATCTAGGCATAGATAAACCGGAAGAAAGACAGAtgattgaaaatttgagtTGTCATGGGATCGAGCCAGAGGATTTAGCCAAGTGGTTCGACACAAACTTGGTTGTGAAGAACAGCTTGATGAAATCGAAGAATCAATCGGAAACTGGTGAACAAGCTCAAGTTGTTGATATGGATGAGGAGGATTCTCAGAGTGAATCTTTAAATATAGATTTAAGGTGGACATTGATAGCAGACCtatttttaatattgttACAGTCTTCCGTTTATGATGCCCGCTCCAGAgtgatgatggtgaatTTTGCAAGGTACCTTGGAATAAAAAATCTGGAAGTTTACCAgtttgaaagaagaattacTGGTGCCTTGGAAATGGATGAAATTACTGCAATGGTGAACAAGCAGACGACATGGAGTGACAAAGATCTTCTTAAAGAgcacaagaaaaagggCCGGGGCAAGCGGATTGTCAAGATTGCATTTGCAACAATGGCTGGTGGTCTTGTTATTGGTCTTAGTGCTGGCGCCTTGGCTCCAGTTATAGGTGCTGGTGTTGCTGCTGGATTTTCGACAATTGGAATTGGTGGCACTGCCGGAATTTTTGCCGGAACAGTGGGGACATCTACAATCACAGCCGGAGGAGTACTAACTGGTATGAATATTGGCAAGACCGGTATGGAACATCGTGTTGGTAACGTGAAAACGTTTGAGTTCAAGCCGTTACATAATAACGGACGTTTGAACTTGATTCTAACGGTGTCCGGATGGATGTCCGGcaagaaagatgatattCGGTTGCCATTCAGTACTGTTGATCCTGTGATGGGCGATTtatactctttattatgGGAACCGGAAACTTTAACGAGTATGGGACAGACGATTGAAATTTTGGCAAACGAGATATTAACGCAGTCCattcaacaaatattgGGTGCAACAATCCTCATTACCCTCATGAGTGCAATTCAGCTACCGATGTGGCTTTCTAAACTAAGTTACATTTTAGATAACCCTTGGAATGTTTCGTTGGACCGTGCAGATACGTCTGGATCGATACTTGCAGATACTTTAAGGAGAAACAAGCTTGGTGTGCGGCCTGTGACACTTGTTGGATTCAGTTTAGGAGCCAAAGTGATCTTCAGTTGCTTGCTGGATTTGGCAAGAACTGGTGACTATGGTTTAGTTGAAAGTGTTTACATTTTTGGTGCTCCAATTGTGGTTTCAACGGATACAATAGCACTTGCACGCAGTGTTATTAGTGGAAGGTTTGTGAATGGATATTCGAAACAGGACTGGATTCTTGGATATCTTTTCAGGGCAACCTCTGGAGGCTGGAGAAGCATTGCCGGATTGTCGCCAGTTAAAGGTATTGAGAATATGGACTGCACCTCTTTAGTAAAGGGTCACATGGAGTACCGTAAAGTGATGCCTAAATTATTACGGAAAGCAGGATGGGAAATAATTAGTGACACCTTCGTCGAAATTCAAAAAccagatgaagaagcaagCGAGAGACAGAGAAAGCTAATTAGTGACTTTGAGAAGATGCGGAACGAAGGAAAGAAGCCAAGTAAATGGTACAATAAACTGCtaggaaagaaaaacaaacaatGGTGGGAAATGTACGAAGAAGGTATGAAGGAGcaagagcaaaaagaagctgAAAAGATCGAGGAAGAACAagaagggggaaaaaagaagcaggatAAGAAAAACGTTGATGAAACTTCAGATctttttgatgttgatcAGCTTCGAAAAGAAGTTGCCAAAATACAGGCACAGGCAGAGGCACAGACAGAGACAATGATGGAtaataagaagaaagaccCAGAAAAAAGCTTTCAAGAAGACAGAAAACAAAGGGAGTCCAAAGCCTGA
- the FRS1 gene encoding phenylalanine--tRNA ligase subunit beta (BUSCO:EOG09260VTA) translates to MPTVAVDKEDLFQLLGRTYSHKEFDELCFEFGIELDEDTTEDVKGTDERPQYKIEIAANRYDMLCIEGIAQALNEYLGRVESPKYTLKPTKPVVSLTVDPSTEEIRPYAYAAILRNVSFTPRNYESFMALQDKLHTNICRQRTLVAMGTHDLDTVKPPFVYKALPPEQIKFTPLNQTKEMNGKELMEFYEKDKNLGKYLHIIRDSPVYPVVLDSTGRVCSLPPIINSDHSKITMDTKNVFIEVTATDRTKANIVINQVVAMFSRYCSDKFTVEPVEIISDHNGETRVCPDIKERTMSVQKDYINSCLALDLSTEQICQLLKKMALTAKGSLSDDNVIDVRIPITRSDVLHQCDIMEDCAISYGYNNLVKTLPKTEATVGHPLPINKVSDILRNASAQAGWLEVMTLTLCSHDENFKFLRGVDDDSKVVKLANPKTFEYQVVRTTLIPGILKTIRENKRHSLPIKVFEAGDIVLKDDSMERKARNQRNWCAVYAGKVSGFEYIQGLLGKIMQTFRTPWLEDPVKGDHGYWLEETDDIKMYFPGRGARIMLRPKKGDKAIEIGNLGVLHPEVCNNFDIPFAISSVEINAEVFL, encoded by the coding sequence ATGCCTACCGTCGCTGTCGATAAAGAAGACTTGTTCCAGCTCTTGGGAAGAACATACAGTCACAAAGAGTTCGATGAGCTCTGTTTCGAGTTCGGTATCGAGCTTGATGAAGACACAACTGAGGATGTGAAGGGAACAGATGAGCGTCCACAGTATAAGATTGAGATTGCTGCTAACAGGTACGACATGCTTTGTATAGAAGGTATTGCACAAGCTTTGAATGAATATTTGGGAAGGGTTGAATCACCTAAGTACACATTAAAGCCAACTAAGCCCGTCGTTTCTTTGACTGTTGATCCATCGACTGAGGAAATACGTCCATATGCTTATGCGGCCATCTTGAGGAATGTGTCTTTCACCCCAAGAAATTACGAATCTTTCATGGCTCTGCAAGACAAGCTTCATACGAATATTTGTAGGCAGAGAACTTTGGTCGCAATGGGAACACATGACTTGGACACTGTGAAACCACCGTTCGTTTATAAGGCACTTCCACCTGAGCAGATTAAGTTCACACCATTAAACCAGACCAAGGAGATGAATGGAAAAGAGTTGATGGAGTTTTATGAAAAGGACAAAAACCTCGGAAAGTATCTTCATATCATTAGAGACTCTCCTGTTTACCCTGTTGTCCTTGACTCGACTGGAAGAGTTTGCTCGTTGCCTCCTATCATCAACTCGGACCACTCCAAGATCACCATGGACACAAAGAATGTCTTTATTGAAGTTACTGCCACTGACCGTACCAAGGCTAACATCGTGATCAACCAGGTGGTAGCAATGTTCTCTCGTTACTGTAGCGATAAGTTCACTGTGGAGCCTGTTGAGATTATTTCTGACCACAACGGCGAAACTAGAGTTTGTCCTGATATTAAGGAGCGTACTATGTCCGTCCAGAAAGATTACATAAACTCTTGCTTGGCCCTTGATCTCTCCACTGAACAGATTTGCCAATTGCTTAAGAAGATGGCCCTTACAGCCAAAGGTTCCCTCTCTGATGATAACGTCATCGATGTCCGCATTCCTATAACCAGATCTGATGTTTTGCACCAGTGTGATATCATGGAGGATTGTGCCATTTCCTATGGTTACAACAATTTGGTTAAAACTTTGCCAAAGACAGAGGCTACTGTTGGACATCCTTTGCCGATCAACAAGGTTAGCGATATTCTTAGGAACGCTTCTGCACAGGCTGGCTGGCTCGAGGTTATGACTTTAACCTTGTGCTCGCATGATGAGAATTTCAAGTTCTTGAGAGGAGTCGATGATGATAGCAAGGTCGTCAAGCTTGCAAACCCAAAGACTTTCGAATACCAGGTTGTGAGAACAACCCTAATTCCTGGCATTTTGAAGACTATCAGAGAGAACAAGCGTCATTCTTTGCCTATCAAGGTCTTTGAGGCTGGTGATATCGTCTTGAAAGATGATAGCATGGAGAGAAAGGCAAGAAACCAGAGAAACTGGTGCGCAGTTTACGCCGGTAAAGTTTCTGGCTTTGAGTACATACAGGGTCTTTTGGGTAAAATCATGCAAACCTTCAGAACTCCTTGGTTAGAAGATCCAGTCAAGGGTGATCACGGTTACTGGTTGGAGGAAACCGATGATATCAAGATGTATTTCCCTGGAAGAGGTGCTAGAATTATGCTTCGTCCAAAGAAAGGTGACAAAGCCATCGAAATTGGTAATCTTGGTGTTCTTCATCCTGAAGTCTGCAACAACTTTGATATTCCATTCGCTATTTCTTCCGTCGAGATTAACGCTGAGGTCTTCCTATGA
- a CDS encoding uncharacterized protein (SECRETED:SignalP(1-26)) translates to MTSQKSTSIKLLALCLLFLNVSIVSSQAVAADSNGSMDQYPDDDSDSSSALPKINGETSTKTDKTKTETKTSNTVVAQSTLSEDEETDTSATVEVVATSQAFARSANEESVAVETATKKVTTNTEVSETSIATAGASDAVSAPQKQSTTVWWTPESTQWWTPSSTLNAESGTAVTLGSTKLSKIETETTSKAAKATLASTTVTSNTASATGTCGAEWAQCGGEDFTGKTCCQSGLKCVSANSWWARCVSESTMNTASSLKTVSGSVVSATGSDADSAVETASGSDSSSGTISTSVTSSLVSTTYDTTYVTTVTLSDSSYQSTVSSHVTTYAYKAVSSVVTVNGAAANIPIAIFGNTQLSTKVLIYAALGFCLYVAGI, encoded by the coding sequence ATGACTTCGCAGAAATCCACATCAATAAAGTTGTTGGCTCTatgccttctttttttgaatgtaTCAATAGTTTCTTCGCAGGCTGTTGCTGCCGACTCTAACGGAAGTATGGATCAATACCCAGATGATGATTCGGATTCATCTTCTGCACTCCCAAAGATAAACGGAGAAACTTCAACTAAAACTGATAAAACTAAGACTGAAACAAAAACATCAAATACCGTTGTTGCCCAAAGTACCCTATCCGAGGATGAGGAAACAGATACTTCCGCAACTGTTGAAGTGGTTGCAACTTCGCAAGCTTTTGCACGTTCTGCAAATGAGGAATCAGTCGCTGTGGAGACAGCCACCAAAAAGGTTACTACAAATACCGAAGTTTCCGAAACATCCATTGCTACTGCCGGTGCCTCAGATGCTGTTTCAGCCCCCCAGAAGCAAAGTACAACTGTGTGGTGGACTCCCGAATCCACGCAATGGTGGACACCTTCTTCTACTTTGAACGCTGAATCTGGCACTGCAGTTACTTTGGGATCAACTAAGCTTTCCAAAATCGAAACTGAGACAACATCAAAAGCCGCAAAAGCTACCTTAGCCAGTACAACAGTGACATCAAACACTGCATCTGCAACTGGAACTTGTGGTGCTGAGTGGGCTCAATGTGGAGGAGAAGATTTCACGGGTAAAACATGCTGTCAGTCAGGTCTTAAGTGTGTTTCAGCAAATAGTTGGTGGGCCAGATGTGTCTCTGAGTCCACTATGAATACAGCATCTAGTTTGAAGACCGTTTCTGGTAGTGTTGTTTCTGCAACCGGCTCAGATGCTGATTCCGCCGTTGAAACTGCTTCTGGTTCTGATTCTTCGTCTGGTACTATCTCCACAAGTGTGACATCTTCCCTAGTTTCCACAACTTATGATACTACATATGTTACAACGGTCACACTTTCAGACAGCTCTTATCAAAGTACAGTTTCTTCCCATGTTACCACTTATGCGTACAAGGCTGTGAGCTCTGTTGTTACCGTTAACGGTGCCGCTGCAAATATTCCTATTGCCATTTTCGGAAACACCCAGTTGAGCACTAAGGTGCTTATTTACGCTGCTTTGGGATTCTGTCTCTATGTCGCCGGAATTTAA